One Verrucomicrobiota bacterium JB022 genomic region harbors:
- a CDS encoding sulfite exporter TauE/SafE family protein, with product MFDLTWQQWALGIVGAFLMGMAKGGLPGVGNISPLLFASAFAARESVGLLLPVLVAGDICGVILYRRHTEWKYVWRLLPWMLLGVVLGWMMFDYLSDRAVKIFIAVTIFGMTLFQIVRWWLQRKGRDPLEKVPNSRWFSATLGTSGGIATMIANAAGPIGQIYFLSVDLPKMAFIGTAAWTFFIVNLSKVPLQVELGIITLDSIGLSLVFCIFCVVGALLAPLIVKRIKQETFQRLIWLFVIVAALKLLWD from the coding sequence ATGTTCGACCTCACCTGGCAACAATGGGCGCTCGGCATCGTGGGGGCGTTTCTCATGGGCATGGCCAAAGGCGGGCTGCCCGGCGTCGGCAACATTTCGCCGCTGCTCTTTGCTAGCGCCTTTGCCGCGCGCGAATCGGTAGGCCTGCTGCTGCCGGTCCTCGTCGCGGGCGACATCTGCGGCGTGATCCTCTACCGGCGCCATACCGAGTGGAAATACGTCTGGCGGCTCCTGCCCTGGATGCTGCTCGGGGTCGTGCTCGGCTGGATGATGTTCGACTACCTGAGCGACCGCGCGGTCAAGATCTTCATTGCCGTCACGATCTTTGGGATGACGCTGTTCCAGATCGTGCGCTGGTGGTTGCAGCGCAAAGGCCGAGACCCGCTGGAAAAGGTGCCCAACAGCCGCTGGTTTTCCGCCACGCTCGGCACCTCCGGCGGCATCGCCACCATGATCGCCAATGCCGCTGGCCCCATCGGCCAGATCTACTTCCTGTCGGTCGACTTGCCCAAGATGGCCTTCATCGGCACCGCAGCGTGGACCTTCTTCATCGTCAACCTCAGCAAAGTGCCCCTGCAGGTCGAGCTCGGCATCATCACGCTGGATTCGATCGGCCTGAGCCTGGTCTTCTGCATCTTTTGCGTAGTCGGTGCGCTGCTCGCGCCGCTGATCGTGAAGCGGATCAAGCAGGAGACGTTTCAGCGGCTCATCTGGCTTTTCGTCATTGTCGCCGCGCTCAAGTTGTTGTGGGATTAG
- the recF gene encoding DNA replication and repair protein RecF (All proteins in this family for which functions are known are DNA-binding proteins that assist the filamentation of RecA onto DNA for the initiation of recombination or recombinational repair.), translating into MRFKEVRLSEYRNVQLQALTLEGRDAFVVGPNGQGKTNLLEALSLVTALRSFRTTQNRTLVRWGGGGEARLFFRLEHEQLGETELELSFKHGSKQVWLDGEKVGRLGEVLGRFPTVPFSSQDIQLLRGTPQARRQFLDLAIAAVDARYLDHLRKFHQALKERNRCLKERRPAAVRNAFEPTLAEHAAAVVRLRREAMAQLSRHLEEAYQTIATEDESPELCYLPNVEAEEPDAYGQLWKEHLERDQAMESTQRGPHRDDFNLRLFDRRAREYGSEGQQRGLVLSLRLAQARWFFERTGVHPVILADDILGELDPRRRQGFWNALLPDTQVIASGTELPRAEQSRPWAIWRVENGIFSPDAA; encoded by the coding sequence ATGCGTTTCAAGGAGGTCCGGCTCAGCGAATACCGCAACGTGCAGTTGCAGGCATTGACGCTGGAAGGGCGCGATGCGTTTGTGGTCGGCCCCAACGGTCAAGGTAAGACGAATTTGCTGGAGGCGCTTTCGCTGGTCACCGCCCTACGCTCGTTTCGTACGACGCAAAACCGCACCCTCGTGCGCTGGGGTGGGGGTGGCGAAGCCCGGCTGTTCTTCCGGCTGGAGCACGAGCAGTTGGGCGAGACCGAGCTGGAGCTGTCGTTCAAGCACGGCAGCAAGCAAGTATGGCTCGACGGCGAGAAAGTGGGGCGACTAGGTGAAGTGCTCGGGCGCTTCCCCACGGTGCCCTTTTCGTCGCAAGATATCCAGCTACTGCGCGGCACGCCCCAAGCCCGCCGCCAGTTCCTCGATCTGGCCATCGCCGCCGTCGACGCGCGCTACCTCGACCACCTGCGCAAGTTCCACCAGGCGCTGAAGGAGCGCAACCGCTGCCTCAAGGAGCGCCGCCCCGCGGCCGTGCGCAACGCCTTCGAGCCGACCCTCGCCGAGCACGCGGCCGCTGTCGTGCGCCTGCGTCGTGAAGCTATGGCCCAGCTCAGCCGTCATCTGGAGGAAGCCTACCAGACGATTGCGACCGAAGACGAATCGCCGGAGCTGTGTTACCTTCCCAACGTGGAAGCCGAAGAGCCCGATGCCTATGGCCAGCTATGGAAAGAACACCTGGAGCGCGATCAGGCGATGGAATCGACCCAGCGCGGGCCGCATCGCGACGACTTTAACCTTCGCCTCTTCGACCGCCGCGCGCGCGAATATGGCAGCGAGGGGCAACAGCGCGGCCTCGTGCTCTCGCTCCGGCTGGCACAGGCCCGCTGGTTCTTTGAGCGCACGGGCGTGCATCCCGTGATCCTGGCCGACGACATCCTGGGTGAGCTCGACCCGCGTCGACGGCAGGGCTTCTGGAACGCCTTGCTGCCCGACACCCAAGTCATCGCATCAGGCACCGAGTTGCCGCGCGCCGAGCAGAGCCGCCCGTGGGCGATCTGGCGGGTGGAAAACGGAATCTTCAGCCCCGACGCCGCCTGA
- a CDS encoding NAD(P)H-dependent oxidoreductase, producing MKTLLRIDASARREGSNSRQLADCFERHWQAQYPTSQIVRREIGDGSVPHLAAETILAFQSRGTIDDAGLTLSDTLIGELQAANHIVISTALYNFAIPSPLKAYFDHTARHGHTIAAENGQYRGLLTGRSATVITVRGGLAEQTGGVDPQAEYLRGILGFMGVGPVEIVSLEGTILPEAERDRRLEAAEEEIAALFEAGEANWQGAFTLAEKAAIGRLRRGQAKAILQGDTDAYAALCTEDVQLMIPGQDMISGCEAVREAERRLFERAAFTGFRKTPNRIERSGDLVVETGRQEVTMQNGSGEGVFAVRQKYTHVYRRTDTGWRFAVLMSNPC from the coding sequence ATGAAGACTCTCCTCCGTATCGACGCCAGCGCCCGCCGCGAAGGCTCTAACTCCCGCCAGCTCGCCGACTGCTTTGAACGACACTGGCAGGCGCAGTATCCCACCAGCCAGATCGTCCGCCGCGAGATTGGCGACGGCAGCGTCCCGCACCTCGCTGCCGAAACGATCCTCGCCTTCCAGAGCCGAGGCACGATCGACGATGCTGGCTTGACGCTCTCCGACACGCTGATCGGCGAGCTACAGGCGGCCAACCACATCGTCATCAGCACGGCGCTCTACAATTTTGCGATCCCCTCCCCGCTCAAGGCGTATTTCGACCATACCGCGCGCCACGGGCACACCATCGCGGCGGAAAACGGGCAATATCGTGGCCTGCTCACAGGGCGTAGCGCGACCGTCATCACGGTGCGGGGCGGACTGGCGGAGCAAACGGGCGGAGTCGACCCGCAGGCGGAATACTTGCGCGGCATTCTGGGCTTCATGGGCGTCGGCCCGGTCGAGATCGTGAGCCTGGAGGGCACCATCTTGCCAGAGGCGGAGCGCGACCGGCGTCTAGAAGCAGCAGAGGAGGAGATTGCCGCGTTGTTTGAGGCCGGCGAAGCCAACTGGCAAGGCGCCTTCACCTTGGCGGAGAAGGCTGCCATCGGGCGCTTGCGCCGTGGTCAGGCGAAGGCAATTCTGCAGGGCGATACCGACGCCTACGCCGCCCTCTGCACCGAAGACGTGCAACTGATGATCCCGGGGCAGGATATGATCTCGGGCTGTGAAGCGGTCCGGGAGGCAGAGCGCCGACTTTTCGAGCGCGCGGCCTTTACCGGCTTTCGCAAAACACCCAATCGCATCGAGCGCAGTGGCGATTTGGTGGTCGAAACCGGCCGGCAGGAGGTTACGATGCAAAACGGCTCAGGCGAAGGCGTGTTTGCCGTCCGCCAGAAATACACGCATGTCTACCGCCGCACCGATACGGGCTGGCGCTTCGCCGTGCTGATGTCGAACCCTTGCTGA
- the sigJ gene encoding RNA polymerase sigma factor SigJ — protein sequence MDLQTESFEHNRPTLEGIAYRMLGSLSEAQDIVQETYLRWRKVEPAEVRDARAWLITACSRLALNHLQSARARREQYFGTWLPEPFPDAAPKPLETDETVSMALMVALERLSPAERAAYLLHEVFDYSFDEVAAILEKSNASCRQLAARARKRLAEAKPRFSATPDEHRRLLEGFFEAAREGNLDQFKALLADDALLFGDGGGKATAVLEPLAGPAAIGALMAGVWRSYAAKGIALVTEPHWFNGSPGMLVYENGVVTTAVTLDIVEGRIARIYSIRNPDKLRGFNG from the coding sequence ATGGACCTGCAGACCGAGTCGTTTGAACACAACCGCCCCACCCTCGAAGGCATTGCCTACCGCATGCTCGGTAGCCTGAGCGAAGCCCAAGACATCGTGCAAGAGACCTACCTCCGCTGGCGCAAGGTCGAACCGGCGGAAGTCCGCGATGCCCGCGCCTGGCTGATCACCGCCTGCAGTCGCCTCGCGCTCAACCACCTGCAAAGCGCGCGAGCTCGCCGAGAGCAGTATTTCGGCACATGGTTGCCCGAGCCCTTTCCCGATGCCGCCCCCAAGCCGCTGGAGACCGACGAAACGGTTTCGATGGCGCTGATGGTCGCGCTGGAACGCCTCTCGCCCGCCGAACGTGCGGCCTACCTGTTGCACGAGGTGTTCGACTATTCTTTCGACGAGGTAGCCGCCATCCTCGAGAAAAGCAACGCGAGCTGTCGGCAACTGGCGGCCCGCGCCCGCAAACGGCTGGCGGAGGCAAAGCCGCGCTTCAGCGCCACGCCCGACGAGCACCGCCGTCTGTTGGAGGGCTTTTTCGAGGCCGCGCGCGAAGGCAATCTCGATCAGTTCAAGGCCCTGCTGGCCGACGACGCGCTACTCTTTGGCGACGGCGGTGGCAAGGCCACGGCAGTGCTTGAGCCGCTGGCAGGCCCCGCTGCCATTGGCGCATTGATGGCAGGCGTCTGGCGCAGCTATGCCGCCAAGGGTATCGCGCTAGTGACGGAGCCGCATTGGTTCAACGGCTCCCCCGGCATGCTCGTTTACGAAAACGGCGTCGTGACCACCGCCGTCACCCTCGACATTGTCGAGGGTCGCATCGCCCGCATCTACTCGATCCGCAATCCGGACAAGCTGCGGGGGTTCAACGGCTAG